The Fimbriimonas ginsengisoli Gsoil 348 genome window below encodes:
- a CDS encoding helix-hairpin-helix domain-containing protein produces the protein MTNAELAQKLKDLRDFLIIAGYEESHATRYSHIARTIEKMPEQVEDMRREGRLQEIPQVGSLIALYIKEILETGTSSKQKEWEPFAPISVLELVRIPGLGPKTAATMYHAHGIDSLKTLREAQENGILDDIPGVGPKLRETIREYLAERP, from the coding sequence ATGACCAATGCCGAGTTGGCCCAAAAGCTGAAGGATCTCCGGGACTTCCTGATCATCGCCGGATACGAGGAATCGCACGCCACCCGGTACTCGCACATCGCCCGCACCATCGAGAAGATGCCGGAGCAGGTGGAAGATATGCGCCGCGAGGGACGGCTGCAGGAGATTCCCCAAGTCGGCTCCCTCATTGCGCTCTACATCAAGGAAATCCTGGAGACCGGCACCAGCTCCAAGCAAAAGGAGTGGGAGCCGTTCGCTCCGATTTCCGTTCTCGAACTAGTCCGAATCCCCGGCCTCGGCCCCAAGACCGCCGCCACCATGTACCACGCCCACGGCATCGATAGCCTCAAGACCTTACGCGAAGCGCAGGAAAATGGGATTCTAGACGACATCCCCGGCGTCGGTCCGAAGCTGCGCGAGACGATCCGCGAGTATCTAGCGGAACGGCCGTAG
- the pyrF gene encoding orotidine-5'-phosphate decarboxylase: protein MNRQIICALDTPHLDEAIATVRRLKDHVGAFKIGHALTLPNGLEVVERLRDAGADRIFLDLKFHDIPNSVALAVREAAKHGVWMMTVHITGGPHMMAAAAEQARAFGEETRPLLVGVSVLTSLDQHFLTEHLGINRELEEHMVQLSKLAIENELDGVVCSAHEIKSIRAAIGPRGVIVTPGIRLAQGDTHDQKRVGDPGQALADGADYLVIGRALASSPDIEQTMAQLGMTR from the coding sequence ATGAACCGACAGATCATCTGCGCCCTCGATACCCCGCACCTCGACGAAGCGATCGCCACCGTGCGGCGCCTGAAAGACCACGTCGGAGCCTTTAAGATCGGCCACGCCCTGACCTTGCCAAACGGTTTGGAGGTCGTCGAACGACTAAGGGACGCCGGCGCCGACCGAATTTTTCTCGACCTGAAGTTTCACGACATCCCCAACTCGGTTGCCCTCGCCGTCCGCGAAGCCGCCAAACACGGCGTCTGGATGATGACGGTGCACATCACCGGCGGACCTCACATGATGGCGGCCGCCGCCGAGCAGGCGAGAGCATTCGGCGAAGAAACCCGCCCCCTACTGGTGGGAGTCTCGGTCCTGACCTCCCTCGATCAACACTTCCTTACCGAGCACCTCGGTATCAATCGAGAATTGGAGGAGCATATGGTGCAGCTCTCCAAGCTGGCCATCGAGAACGAGCTCGACGGCGTCGTCTGCTCCGCCCACGAAATCAAGTCGATTCGCGCCGCGATCGGACCGCGTGGCGTCATCGTCACCCCCGGCATCCGCCTCGCTCAGGGCGATACCCACGACCAGAAGCGAGTCGGAGATCCCGGCCAAGCGTTGGCGGATGGGGCCGACTACCTCGTGATCGGCCGCGCGCTCGCAAGTAGCCCGGATATCGAGCAGACGATGGCCCAGCTCGGCATGACGCGCTAG
- a CDS encoding ABC transporter ATP-binding protein gives MASLLERPDSVPESEETRFTAAADLRHDNRLGESRLVVTDRRAYRLESTPLGEDLLVSYELSELKNPRVEDLVDASALVADHQGSSVELIRATNKRSLIVAGAEKRLSALLKGEPMPELEDQVRICPKCARPLPEHSDVCEGCVNRGKTLLRLFEYTHPFKSRLIWQTICTLGGTALELIPPYLTMHLVDDVLRHGAQASFVPLILGMVAAQAAITVVRMARGRNVAYLGMQITISIRHSLFEKLQALSLSFYDKRNVGSIMSRMTNDTTALYDVLVDGIPVVLNQIALLIGIPIMLLVINWQVAVWAILPLPFVFMAVRWFRRRMHRVWSRVHHQWSRMSGTLNGILQGTRVVKAFHGENREVARFNRRIADLANSGYDAEASWATFFPFVTFTMALSTIVVWYVGGRGVLSGVMTIGELMAFLAYVGRLEGPLMMLQRIIDWSTRALTAAERVFEVMDTPIDIEEAPDAVAIPKVKGGVKFEDVHFGYDKAREVLHGIDLDVLPGEMIGLVGHSGAGKSTLINLLMRFYDPTQGTISIDGIDLRKVKLDDFRRQVGVVLQESYLFPGTVRDNIAYGRPTASLEEVLAAAKAANAHDFIVNFPDGYDTYVGERGQRLSGGERQRIAIARAILHNPKVLILDEATASVDTETERQIQEALENLVEGRTVFAIAHRLSTLRNADRLVVIDDGRVAEVGTHEELLAKDDGIYKKLVDMQMEVNKIKSNYLVEE, from the coding sequence ATGGCCAGTCTCTTAGAACGTCCCGATTCGGTCCCTGAGTCCGAAGAAACGCGGTTCACGGCGGCGGCGGATTTACGCCACGACAACCGCCTAGGGGAGTCGAGGCTGGTGGTTACGGACCGGCGTGCGTACCGGCTCGAGTCGACCCCGCTGGGCGAGGATCTGCTCGTCTCGTATGAACTCAGCGAGCTCAAGAATCCCCGTGTGGAAGACCTGGTCGACGCCTCCGCGCTGGTGGCCGACCATCAGGGGTCGAGCGTCGAGTTGATCCGCGCGACGAACAAGCGGAGCCTCATCGTTGCCGGGGCGGAAAAGCGGCTTTCAGCTCTCCTCAAGGGGGAGCCGATGCCGGAGCTGGAAGACCAGGTTCGGATTTGCCCCAAATGCGCGCGTCCGCTGCCGGAGCATAGCGACGTCTGTGAAGGGTGCGTCAACCGTGGAAAGACGCTGCTCAGGCTATTCGAGTACACGCATCCGTTTAAAAGCCGACTCATTTGGCAGACGATCTGCACGCTCGGCGGCACCGCCCTCGAGCTGATCCCGCCTTACCTGACGATGCACCTGGTCGACGACGTGCTGCGGCACGGAGCTCAAGCTAGTTTCGTGCCTCTCATCCTGGGCATGGTGGCGGCCCAGGCGGCGATCACGGTCGTTCGGATGGCGCGAGGACGGAACGTCGCTTACCTTGGCATGCAGATCACGATCTCGATCCGGCACTCACTGTTCGAGAAGCTTCAGGCGCTTAGCCTTAGCTTTTACGATAAGCGAAACGTCGGGTCGATCATGTCGCGGATGACCAATGACACCACCGCGCTGTACGACGTGCTGGTGGACGGCATTCCGGTCGTGTTGAACCAGATCGCGCTTTTGATCGGCATCCCGATCATGCTGCTCGTGATCAACTGGCAGGTGGCGGTGTGGGCGATTCTTCCGCTGCCATTCGTGTTTATGGCGGTCCGTTGGTTCCGTCGGCGAATGCATCGGGTCTGGAGCCGGGTGCACCACCAGTGGTCACGCATGAGCGGGACGCTCAACGGGATTCTTCAGGGAACGCGCGTGGTGAAGGCGTTCCATGGAGAAAACCGGGAGGTCGCCCGTTTCAATCGGCGGATCGCCGATCTGGCGAACAGCGGCTATGACGCGGAAGCTTCTTGGGCCACCTTTTTCCCGTTCGTGACGTTCACGATGGCGCTCAGCACCATCGTCGTTTGGTACGTTGGGGGCCGGGGAGTGCTCAGCGGGGTGATGACCATCGGCGAGCTGATGGCGTTTCTCGCGTACGTGGGGCGGCTGGAAGGGCCGCTGATGATGCTGCAACGCATCATCGACTGGTCGACCCGCGCCCTTACCGCGGCAGAGCGGGTGTTCGAGGTGATGGACACTCCGATCGACATCGAGGAAGCGCCGGACGCGGTCGCGATTCCGAAAGTGAAGGGAGGGGTGAAATTCGAGGACGTCCACTTCGGTTACGACAAGGCGCGCGAGGTGCTGCATGGAATAGACCTCGACGTTCTGCCGGGGGAGATGATCGGCCTCGTCGGCCACTCGGGCGCGGGCAAGTCGACGCTGATCAACCTGCTGATGCGGTTCTACGATCCGACGCAAGGGACGATCTCGATTGATGGAATCGACCTGCGGAAGGTGAAGCTCGACGACTTCCGGCGGCAGGTCGGCGTGGTCCTTCAGGAGAGCTACCTTTTCCCAGGCACGGTGCGGGACAACATCGCCTACGGGCGCCCGACCGCCTCCTTGGAGGAGGTTTTGGCCGCCGCGAAAGCGGCGAATGCCCACGACTTCATCGTTAATTTCCCCGATGGGTACGACACCTACGTGGGTGAGCGGGGTCAGCGACTGTCGGGCGGCGAGCGGCAACGGATCGCGATCGCTCGGGCGATCCTGCACAACCCGAAGGTGCTGATCCTCGATGAGGCGACGGCGAGCGTCGACACGGAGACCGAACGGCAGATCCAAGAGGCACTCGAGAACCTTGTCGAGGGGCGAACGGTCTTCGCCATCGCCCACCGTTTGTCGACCCTCCGGAATGCCGACCGACTGGTCGTCATCGACGATGGGCGCGTCGCGGAGGTCGGCACCCACGAGGAGCTTCTGGCGAAAGATGACGGGATTTATAAGAAGTTGGTCGACATGCAAATGGAAGTCAACAAAATCAAGTCGAACTACCTCGTTGAGGAGTAG
- a CDS encoding class II aldolase/adducin family protein has protein sequence MLDELVALSRVLGTREHDLAILAEGNASARVDAETFYVKASGFSMCGIGPDGFVLVRSRPILDAFDGPELDDAGVRSLLATCTDSEKRLPSVETFMHAYLLSLPDVHVVGHTHPTPLISLLSLEDAPQIASQRLFPDEVVLCGPESCYVPYADPGLPLALGIRTAVVEYAQRLGSLPKTIWLQNHGLIVLGKSTREVESGTLMAAKAARAWLGALSTGRPIHTMSADQVARIHNRPDEHYRQKLLWELRSA, from the coding sequence ATGCTCGATGAGTTGGTAGCCCTTAGCCGTGTCCTCGGAACCCGCGAGCACGACCTTGCGATCCTCGCCGAAGGGAACGCCAGCGCCCGCGTAGACGCCGAAACGTTCTACGTCAAGGCCAGCGGCTTCTCCATGTGCGGCATCGGCCCCGATGGATTCGTCCTTGTCCGATCCCGCCCGATCCTCGACGCCTTCGATGGACCGGAGTTAGACGATGCCGGTGTGCGCTCGCTTTTGGCGACTTGCACCGACTCAGAGAAACGTCTCCCATCGGTCGAGACGTTCATGCACGCCTACCTACTGTCGCTACCGGATGTCCATGTCGTGGGGCACACCCATCCCACGCCGCTGATCTCGCTGCTAAGCCTAGAAGACGCCCCGCAAATCGCGTCCCAGCGACTGTTCCCGGACGAAGTCGTCCTCTGCGGGCCGGAGAGCTGTTACGTCCCCTACGCCGACCCGGGCCTCCCCCTCGCGCTCGGCATCCGTACCGCCGTCGTAGAATACGCGCAACGCCTCGGGTCGCTACCGAAGACGATATGGCTGCAAAACCACGGCCTCATCGTCTTGGGCAAGTCCACTCGAGAGGTAGAAAGCGGAACCCTAATGGCCGCCAAAGCCGCCCGAGCCTGGCTCGGAGCATTATCTACTGGACGCCCAATTCACACGATGTCCGCCGATCAAGTCGCCCGAATCCACAACCGCCCGGATGAGCACTACCGCCAGAAACTGCTCTGGGAGCTGCGCTCAGCGTAG
- a CDS encoding N-acetylmuramoyl-L-alanine amidase family protein, which produces MRSWLLLSLLGLASVASAQTVCIDPGHPSEVGIGTQGKRSTEVGIAWQIAKALQMRLRREGIDVLLTKQSQREKVTNRRRAEIANAAHAALMIRLHCDASNGSGFAVYYPAKPGTTAGVTGPSQEVIEASKRAGGLVHSAMAKSLKGSVRDNGLKTDAQTAVGAKQGALTGSIFSQVPAVLVEMVVLTNRKDEAFILSKSGRAKMVEALAAGVLAAVKQK; this is translated from the coding sequence ATGAGAAGTTGGCTGTTGCTGTCTCTCCTTGGATTGGCCTCGGTGGCGTCGGCGCAGACGGTTTGCATCGATCCGGGGCACCCTTCGGAGGTTGGAATTGGGACGCAGGGGAAGCGGTCGACCGAGGTTGGGATCGCTTGGCAGATCGCCAAGGCGCTTCAGATGCGCCTGCGGCGTGAAGGGATCGACGTGCTGCTTACGAAGCAGAGTCAGCGGGAGAAGGTCACCAACCGGCGGAGGGCCGAGATCGCGAATGCGGCCCACGCGGCCCTGATGATCCGGCTTCACTGCGACGCGAGTAACGGCTCCGGCTTCGCGGTTTACTACCCGGCGAAGCCGGGGACCACGGCCGGGGTGACCGGTCCGTCGCAGGAGGTCATCGAAGCCAGCAAGCGGGCGGGCGGACTCGTTCACTCGGCGATGGCGAAAAGCCTCAAAGGATCGGTTCGCGATAATGGTTTGAAGACCGACGCCCAAACTGCCGTCGGGGCAAAGCAAGGCGCCTTAACGGGATCGATCTTCTCCCAGGTTCCGGCGGTGCTGGTCGAAATGGTCGTGCTTACGAACCGTAAGGACGAGGCGTTTATCTTGTCCAAATCGGGTCGAGCCAAGATGGTAGAGGCGCTCGCGGCCGGTGTATTGGCCGCCGTGAAGCAAAAGTAG
- the leuC gene encoding 3-isopropylmalate dehydratase large subunit, giving the protein MPSTLFDKVWDAHLVAELPGGGALLYIDRHLVHEVTSPQAFDGLREAGRPVRRPDLTFATVDHNVPTDGRPIDESSLSGKQLAALARNCLEFGVPLFGYGEEKQGIVHVIGPQLGITLPGLTIVCGDSHTSTHGAFGALAFGIGTTEVEHVLATQTLRASSKPKSLGIRIDGTLGEGVSAKDLILAIIRKLGAGGATGYVVEYFGPAIEKLPMSGRLTICNMSIEMGARAGMIAPDETTLAYIAEGDRPFAPKGEEFVRMAAHARTLRTDDPTAFDRLETIDVDALKPQVTWGTTPAMTVDIDQPIPEPRDAGEERALKYMGLKPGVSMRDLPVNTVFIGSCTNSRIEDLREAARVVRGHHVAAGVRAMVVPGSEEVKRLAEREGLREVFIEAGFEWHRAGCSMCLGMNGDILRPNERSASTSNRPYEGRQGPGSRTHLVSPVTAAATAIAGHFADSRDLK; this is encoded by the coding sequence ATGCCTTCGACGCTTTTCGACAAGGTTTGGGACGCTCATCTCGTGGCCGAACTTCCTGGTGGTGGCGCGCTGCTCTACATCGACCGTCACCTGGTGCACGAAGTGACTTCGCCCCAAGCGTTCGATGGCCTTCGCGAAGCGGGTCGGCCGGTGCGGCGTCCGGATCTCACGTTTGCCACTGTCGATCACAACGTGCCGACCGATGGACGCCCGATCGACGAATCAAGCCTCAGCGGAAAGCAGCTCGCCGCGCTCGCTCGGAACTGCCTGGAGTTCGGAGTGCCGCTCTTCGGGTACGGCGAGGAGAAGCAGGGGATCGTACACGTGATCGGGCCGCAGCTCGGGATTACTCTTCCCGGACTCACCATCGTGTGCGGCGACAGCCACACAAGCACTCACGGGGCGTTCGGCGCGTTGGCGTTTGGCATCGGAACGACCGAGGTCGAGCACGTGCTGGCGACGCAAACGTTGCGAGCGAGCTCGAAACCGAAGTCACTGGGAATACGGATCGATGGCACGCTCGGCGAAGGGGTCAGCGCCAAGGATCTGATCCTCGCGATTATTCGCAAGCTGGGGGCGGGTGGGGCGACGGGTTACGTCGTCGAATATTTCGGACCGGCGATCGAGAAGTTGCCGATGAGCGGACGTCTTACGATCTGCAATATGTCGATCGAGATGGGGGCCCGGGCGGGAATGATCGCGCCGGACGAAACCACCTTGGCTTACATCGCGGAGGGTGATCGGCCGTTCGCCCCCAAGGGGGAAGAGTTCGTGCGGATGGCGGCACATGCCCGTACGTTGCGCACCGACGACCCTACGGCGTTCGACCGTTTGGAGACGATCGACGTCGACGCCTTGAAACCTCAGGTCACGTGGGGAACGACCCCGGCGATGACGGTCGATATCGACCAACCGATTCCGGAGCCGCGCGATGCCGGCGAGGAGCGGGCGCTGAAGTACATGGGATTGAAGCCAGGCGTCTCGATGCGGGATCTTCCCGTGAATACCGTTTTCATTGGTTCATGTACCAATTCGAGGATCGAGGATCTGCGGGAAGCGGCCCGCGTGGTGCGCGGACATCACGTCGCGGCAGGGGTCCGGGCGATGGTGGTGCCGGGTTCCGAGGAAGTGAAGCGCCTGGCCGAGCGAGAAGGACTGCGCGAGGTGTTTATCGAAGCCGGTTTCGAGTGGCACCGAGCCGGCTGCTCGATGTGCCTCGGGATGAACGGCGATATCCTTCGGCCCAACGAGCGAAGCGCCTCAACCTCGAACCGGCCCTACGAGGGTCGCCAGGGTCCGGGTTCGCGGACGCACCTGGTGTCGCCGGTCACGGCGGCGGCGACGGCCATCGCTGGCCATTTCGCCGATTCGAGAGACCTAAAGTAG
- a CDS encoding aldolase encodes MGMTARMNRLMGADGKLFDVAIDHGFFNERSFLGGIEDLRKAVATIVAAGPDAIQLPPGTAPILQAIPGKSKPSLVLRTDVANVYGKELPRHLFSRMIEDAVEQAVRLDAACVVVNLLLLPDQPELHLQCVDNVCRLKAQTERAGMPLMVEPLVMQSNDKAGGYMVDGDLDKLLPLVRQAVELGADVIKADPCDQIEEYHRVVEVTCGIPVLVRGGGRAPDDEILRRTEAVMRQGASGIVYGRNVIQHPNPAGMTRALMSIVHDGVSASEAFRYLA; translated from the coding sequence ATGGGGATGACCGCGCGCATGAATCGCCTGATGGGGGCGGATGGAAAACTGTTCGACGTCGCCATTGACCACGGATTCTTCAACGAACGAAGTTTTCTCGGCGGAATTGAAGACCTGCGCAAGGCGGTCGCCACCATCGTCGCGGCGGGACCCGATGCGATCCAGCTCCCTCCGGGAACCGCGCCGATTCTGCAGGCGATCCCCGGTAAATCTAAGCCGTCGTTGGTACTGCGGACCGACGTTGCGAATGTGTACGGCAAGGAGCTGCCGCGTCACCTATTCAGCCGGATGATCGAAGACGCGGTGGAGCAGGCGGTTCGGTTGGACGCCGCGTGCGTGGTCGTGAACCTGCTGTTGCTTCCGGATCAGCCCGAGCTACATCTGCAGTGTGTCGACAACGTGTGCCGGTTGAAGGCCCAAACTGAGCGTGCGGGAATGCCCCTCATGGTGGAGCCGCTGGTGATGCAGTCGAACGACAAGGCGGGTGGCTATATGGTCGATGGGGACCTGGACAAGCTCCTTCCGTTGGTTCGCCAAGCGGTCGAGCTTGGCGCGGACGTCATCAAGGCCGACCCGTGCGATCAAATCGAGGAGTACCACCGAGTGGTCGAGGTCACGTGCGGCATCCCGGTATTGGTTCGGGGCGGCGGGCGGGCGCCGGACGACGAGATATTACGGCGCACCGAAGCGGTGATGCGGCAGGGGGCGAGTGGGATCGTTTATGGCCGGAACGTCATCCAGCATCCGAATCCGGCGGGGATGACGCGGGCGCTTATGTCGATCGTCCACGATGGTGTGTCGGCTTCTGAGGCGTTTCGGTATTTGGCCTAG
- a CDS encoding A/G-specific adenine glycosylase, giving the protein MPKPAPPGLGSTRSDDALHQPNGGPLLKWYDQNRRDLPWRRTSDPYAVWVSEVMLQQTQVATVIPYWERWLARFPTIQALAESDEQEALSLWQGLGYYRRCRLLLAGARWVAEHGTPTTATGWLEVPGVGPYTAGAIASIAHGDPAPVVDGNVERVYARLAGDASAGPSLHKAAWTWARRELYRPRPGDWNQALMELGATVCKPVKPDCTVCPFEGRCVARQTWRVDELPTKEAQREAVRLKHAVWVPTFEGELGLRQIPEGLWWQGMWEFPRTDALAEAEIPELRELVGPGWLQHLGQIRHSVTHHRITIEVSLVRCETRSPDLRWFRPDDLASLPMPNPQRRVLKMAIDVL; this is encoded by the coding sequence ATGCCAAAGCCCGCTCCTCCGGGACTTGGCAGCACACGATCCGACGACGCCCTCCACCAACCGAACGGGGGCCCGCTGCTCAAGTGGTACGACCAGAACCGCCGTGATCTTCCATGGCGGCGCACCAGCGACCCATACGCGGTCTGGGTGAGCGAGGTGATGCTCCAACAAACGCAGGTCGCCACCGTCATTCCCTATTGGGAGCGATGGCTAGCCCGCTTCCCCACTATCCAAGCACTTGCCGAATCCGATGAGCAGGAGGCGCTAAGCCTTTGGCAAGGGCTCGGCTACTACCGACGTTGCCGATTGCTTCTCGCCGGCGCGCGTTGGGTGGCCGAGCACGGAACGCCGACGACTGCAACCGGGTGGTTGGAGGTGCCAGGGGTCGGACCGTACACCGCTGGCGCAATCGCCTCGATAGCTCATGGGGACCCGGCGCCGGTCGTCGATGGAAATGTCGAGCGAGTCTACGCGCGCCTTGCCGGGGACGCCAGCGCGGGGCCTTCGCTTCATAAAGCGGCGTGGACTTGGGCAAGGCGAGAGCTGTACCGGCCCCGTCCCGGCGACTGGAATCAAGCCCTCATGGAACTCGGGGCTACAGTCTGCAAACCTGTTAAACCCGATTGCACAGTTTGTCCATTTGAAGGCCGGTGCGTCGCTCGTCAAACATGGCGGGTAGACGAACTACCCACCAAAGAAGCCCAGCGGGAGGCCGTGCGCCTGAAACATGCGGTCTGGGTACCAACCTTCGAAGGTGAGTTGGGCCTGCGCCAGATTCCCGAAGGGCTCTGGTGGCAGGGAATGTGGGAGTTCCCGAGAACCGATGCACTAGCAGAAGCCGAAATCCCCGAGCTCCGCGAGCTCGTTGGCCCCGGCTGGCTTCAGCACCTGGGCCAAATCCGGCACTCGGTGACCCACCATCGAATCACGATCGAGGTTTCCCTCGTGCGATGTGAGACGAGGTCACCAGACTTACGGTGGTTCCGTCCAGATGATCTGGCATCGCTACCGATGCCAAACCCGCAAAGGCGAGTCCTCAAGATGGCGATCGACGTCCTGTGA
- a CDS encoding DUF6941 family protein codes for MASGFFSDGPVCVATLVCNEVIEDKRSGNKTVVGIFNAIGAAQLPATHPRMSVMASVTNAEREIGVELILRGPEGKDMLNVDAQVPARGPGDVVDLLFELNNITFNEFGDYAFEVVYNGVVIGARKFLVIEHKPQ; via the coding sequence GTGGCTAGCGGATTCTTTTCGGATGGACCGGTGTGCGTGGCGACGCTCGTTTGCAACGAGGTGATCGAGGATAAGCGATCGGGAAATAAGACGGTCGTGGGGATCTTCAATGCGATCGGCGCGGCTCAGCTTCCCGCCACTCATCCGCGGATGAGCGTGATGGCGTCGGTCACGAACGCGGAGCGAGAAATCGGGGTCGAGCTTATCTTGCGCGGGCCGGAAGGAAAGGACATGCTGAACGTGGACGCGCAGGTCCCGGCGCGCGGGCCGGGCGACGTCGTCGACCTGCTGTTCGAGCTGAACAACATCACTTTCAACGAGTTCGGCGACTACGCTTTCGAGGTCGTCTACAACGGCGTGGTGATCGGCGCGCGGAAGTTCCTCGTCATCGAGCACAAGCCGCAGTAG
- a CDS encoding amidase: MALDVSLSRKEVLTSLIVGLSTAALPAAALGQGTPPVPAPQGTEPVKVDPNLVTLDDLKAVAKISGLTFTDEELKEVLDSVRSDREAYAHVRAMPIKETTSVPLAFVPNGGGTRVGSRVEAKASPTKGFTRPSRDEDVAFLSIRELGHLLRTRQITSVELTRIYLSRLKQYGDALQCVVTLTEDLAISQAEEADRELRTRTDRGPLHGIPYGAKDLFATKGILTTWGADPYATQVPNYDAAAIERLRAAGAVLVAKTSLGSLAMGDVWHKGVTKNPWNPKQGSSGSSAGSASATAAGLIAFGIGTETSGSIMSPSLRCRVTGLRPSFGRVSRFGAMELSYSLDKVGPLCREAEDCALVLAALCGADPRDPSAVDRPFEYPAKVDLKKVKVGWAGPADRMADDPAVKRLRDLGVAVEAIKLTPFPNELYAILNVEAGSAFDAFTRTDLIHQLKNSSWPQTFRGSRFVPGVEYLQAMRARTIAQQKFEQEFGDFDAILGTGIGGTAFAHANFGGYPSILIPMGDDGSGNSVGRALIGRLYGEDRLIVLAKALQDGFDYHHRRPSLSP, from the coding sequence ATGGCACTCGACGTCTCGCTCTCCCGGAAAGAGGTGCTCACCTCGCTTATCGTCGGCCTCTCCACGGCGGCTCTACCGGCCGCGGCGCTTGGCCAGGGAACGCCGCCGGTCCCGGCCCCCCAGGGAACGGAGCCCGTCAAGGTGGACCCGAACCTCGTGACATTGGACGACCTCAAGGCGGTCGCGAAGATCTCCGGATTGACCTTCACCGACGAGGAGCTGAAGGAAGTTTTAGATTCCGTCCGATCAGACCGCGAGGCTTACGCGCACGTCCGCGCGATGCCGATCAAAGAGACGACGAGCGTGCCGCTCGCCTTCGTGCCGAACGGCGGCGGAACCCGGGTGGGGAGCCGGGTCGAGGCGAAGGCCTCACCGACTAAGGGGTTCACGCGTCCGTCTCGCGACGAGGATGTGGCGTTCCTCTCGATTCGCGAGTTGGGGCACCTGCTGAGGACGAGGCAGATCACGTCGGTCGAGCTCACGAGGATCTATTTGAGCCGGCTAAAGCAGTACGGCGATGCGCTTCAATGCGTGGTCACGCTGACCGAAGACTTGGCGATCTCGCAGGCAGAAGAGGCCGATCGGGAGCTGCGCACTCGAACCGATCGCGGACCACTCCACGGCATTCCGTACGGAGCGAAGGACCTGTTTGCGACCAAAGGGATCCTCACCACTTGGGGCGCGGACCCGTACGCGACTCAGGTTCCGAACTACGATGCAGCCGCGATCGAGCGCTTGCGCGCCGCCGGCGCGGTGCTGGTGGCCAAGACCTCGCTTGGGTCGCTCGCCATGGGCGACGTTTGGCATAAGGGGGTGACTAAGAACCCGTGGAATCCGAAACAGGGCTCCAGCGGGTCGAGCGCCGGCTCGGCGTCGGCGACGGCGGCGGGCTTGATCGCCTTTGGAATCGGTACCGAGACGTCGGGCAGTATTATGTCTCCCTCGCTTCGCTGCCGAGTCACCGGACTCCGGCCATCGTTCGGTCGCGTGAGCCGGTTTGGGGCGATGGAGCTGAGCTACAGCCTCGACAAGGTGGGTCCGCTCTGCCGGGAGGCGGAGGATTGCGCATTGGTACTCGCCGCCCTTTGCGGCGCCGATCCGCGCGATCCGTCGGCCGTCGACCGCCCGTTCGAGTACCCGGCGAAGGTGGATCTAAAGAAGGTCAAGGTCGGATGGGCGGGGCCGGCGGACAGGATGGCGGACGATCCGGCAGTAAAGAGGCTCCGGGATCTGGGAGTAGCGGTCGAGGCGATCAAGCTGACTCCGTTCCCCAACGAGTTGTACGCGATCCTAAACGTGGAGGCAGGGTCGGCGTTTGACGCTTTTACACGAACCGACCTTATTCACCAACTCAAGAATTCCTCGTGGCCGCAGACGTTCCGAGGTTCCCGCTTCGTGCCGGGAGTCGAATACCTCCAGGCGATGCGGGCGCGCACGATCGCGCAGCAAAAGTTCGAGCAGGAGTTCGGCGACTTCGACGCGATCTTGGGGACAGGAATCGGCGGGACAGCGTTCGCCCACGCCAACTTCGGCGGTTACCCGTCGATCCTGATCCCGATGGGGGACGACGGCAGCGGAAACAGCGTCGGACGTGCGCTCATCGGCCGCCTTTATGGCGAGGACCGGCTGATCGTGTTGGCGAAGGCGCTTCAGGATGGGTTCGACTACCACCATCGCCGGCCGTCTTTGTCTCCGTAG